The following proteins are encoded in a genomic region of Spirosoma sp. SC4-14:
- a CDS encoding DoxX family protein, translating into MTQISAQNGKTTAPKKTKITYWILTGLFAFVMIGSAIPNIMVVPMSVQGFREMGYPAYIIPFLGWAKLLGSVAILVPGFPRLKEWAYAGLMFDLLGATYSVANSGKTVGEWAPIFLFVALGFASYIFYHKKLNAETVTMQPSFSSNNPLQSII; encoded by the coding sequence ATGACACAAATCAGCGCTCAGAACGGCAAAACGACAGCCCCGAAAAAGACTAAAATCACGTACTGGATCTTAACCGGTTTATTTGCTTTCGTTATGATTGGTTCGGCCATTCCCAACATTATGGTCGTACCGATGTCGGTACAGGGATTTCGGGAAATGGGGTATCCGGCCTATATCATTCCCTTTCTGGGCTGGGCCAAACTATTGGGGTCGGTGGCCATTCTGGTTCCGGGGTTTCCGCGACTTAAAGAATGGGCCTATGCTGGCCTTATGTTCGACCTGCTGGGGGCTACATATTCCGTCGCGAATAGCGGTAAAACTGTCGGCGAATGGGCGCCTATTTTTCTCTTTGTGGCGCTGGGTTTTGCTTCGTATATCTTCTATCATAAAAAGCTGAATGCTGAAACGGTAACCATGCAACCCAGCTTTTCGAGCAACAACCCGCTTCAATCCATCATCTGA